From a region of the Castanea sativa cultivar Marrone di Chiusa Pesio chromosome 10, ASM4071231v1 genome:
- the LOC142611999 gene encoding uncharacterized protein LOC142611999, with protein sequence MSSSNEIQKNPGETSTPVVQPTTLDTTTIITTTNNNSDTATSSLNKSNKEVDHHNNVDNSTERVALAQPTPETTPTINSATINNGNDMEQPMECMCPGIWDLCRKKTKTEEEEPSSRGKDNSYERHVGKLNKNLLEIERYLKILENFPASDNQKELQTHLQKLKDVVDSERKKPTVGTGTKTPVWIPKISKEIMKLKQQFSSPDGLMEKLSLSADLPSSTGSKGGSAVLAELGNVHQNASFINSSFYKEIHQIFYGLDKRKMFLLSCFTVFPENAVVKRRIFVYWGLGEDKLAPVTNGKNAEEASSDASVTEDKPEKIVARILEEFLEKGLIEAITKKRKQRKHVKSYKMHPLVRSAVIQISKKAGFFNYDEKGNVLYQRHWAYIEPMGKREVVENVLLPQCGRLCLLQAEEYEQFLETKPFTAEGLSPLPQISDDYLGNIVTLFNVNEPFPDLELAWLSKLKDKKMGQSINKEPSAVDWLSKMKSAKVVCLGSWLGSAKPHIEVESIEFLKGLTNSEDLRFLSLQGVSRITELPDSIGKHSNLEILDLKECHNLEMLSKEITKLKKLRYLDLSDCYLLARMPKGLGALSELVVLKGFVISNTQRKDSGTLKELEGLKKLRKLTINASSEAFPAEEDLHALQELGKNALRKLTIAWGAEPNKADLKTEVPKNGNVVKQTPKCLHFLLSSLPPKPSETKVISPTPTSTKLPEELEKLDLQCFPMSKAKWLTPNSLPHLKKLYIRGGNLATLEDLDTKIWSEVKTLRLKYLRDLKMNWIKMKESFPQLKYLEKVKCPGITLCPCDEHGVWMTDES encoded by the coding sequence ATGTCTTCCTctaatgaaatacaaaaaaatccTGGAGAAACCTCGACCCCTGTTGTACAACCCACCACACTTGACACTACTACCATTATAACCACCACTAACAACAACAGCGACACTGCAACCAGTTCCCTCAACAAAAGCAATAAAGAGGTTGACCACCACAACAATGTTGATAACAGTACAGAACGTGTTGCACTTGCACAACCCACACCTGAAACCACCCCCACCATTAATAGTGCTACCATCAACAACGGCAATGACATGGAGCAGCCGATGGAGTGCATGTGCCCTGGGATTTGGGATTTGTGTCGCAAGAAGACGAAGACGGAAGAGGAGGAACCAAGCAGTAGGGGAAAGGACAACAGCTATGAAAGACACGTTGGGaagttaaataaaaatctcCTCGAAATTGAACGTTACTTAAAGATACTTGAGAATTTTCCAGCAAGTGACAATCAGAAAGAATTACAAACTCACTTACAGAAATTAAAAGATGTAGTTGACagtgaaagaaagaaaccaacCGTTGGTACTGGAACAAAAACTCCAGTCTGGATTCCTAAGATCAGCAAGGAAATTATGAAGTTGAAGCAGCAGTTTTCATCGCCTGACGGACTGATGGAGAAATTGAGTCTGAGTGCTGATTTACCGTCAAGCACTGGGTCTAAAGGTGGCAGTGCAGTCCTTGCTGAGTTGGGTAACGTACACCAGAATGCTAGTTTCATCAATAGCTCATTTTACAAAGAAATTCACCAGATTTTTTACGGgcttgataaaagaaaaatgttccTTTTGTCATGCTTTACTGTTTTCCCAGAAAATGCAGTGGTGAAGAGGAGGATCTTTGTATATTGGGGATTGGGAGAGGACAAGCTGGCTCCAGTTACTAATGGAAAAAACGCAGAAGAGGCCTCGTCGGACGCTTCAGTTACTGAAGACAAACCTGAGAAAATCGTTGCCCGCATTCTTGAGGAATTTCTAGAGAAAGGCTTAATCGAGGCTATTACAAAAAAGCGAAAGCAGCGAAAGCATGTTAAAAGCTATAAAATGCATCCTCTAGTGCGTTCTGCTGTGATTCAGATTTCCAAGAAGGCtggattttttaattatgatgAAAAGGGGAATGTGCTTTACCAGAGACATTGGGCTTATATAGAACCTATGGGGAAGCGGGAGGTGGTGGAGAATGTCTTACTCCCACAGTGTGGCAGGCTGTGTTTGCTACAGGCCGAGGAGTATGAGCAGTTTTTAGAGACAAAACCTTTTACGGCTGAAGGGTTGTCACCACTACCTCAGATTTCAGATGATTATCTGGGAAATATCGTTACATTATTCAATGTTAATGAGCCTTTTCCTGATCTCGAATTGGCGTGGCTATCAAAgctgaaagataaaaaaatggGACAGTCAATCAATAAAGAGCCAAGCGCGGTGGACTGGTTATCCAAGATGAAATCTGCCAAAGTTGTTTGTTTGGGAAGCTGGCTGGGGTCAGCTAAACCTCACATTGAAGTGGAGAGCATTGAATTCTTAAAAGGGTTGACGAATAGCGAAGATTTAAGGTTTCTTAGCCTTCAAGGAGTCTCTAGAATTACTGAGCTTCCAGATTCCATAGGAAAGCACAGCAATTTGGAGATCTTGGATCTCAAGGAGTGTCACAATCTGGAGATGCTTTCAAAGGAGATAACCAAACTCAAGAAGCTCAGGTACTTGGATCTTTCTGACTGTTATTTGCTAGCTCGCATGCCCAAGGGGCTAGGGGCCCTCTCAGAACTTGTAGTCCTTAAAGGGTTTGTCATTAGTAATACACAAAGGAAAGACTCGGGTACTTTAAAAGAATTGGAGGGATTGAAGAAGCTGAGGAAACTGACCATCAATGCAAGTAGTGAAGCATTCCCTGCAGAAGAGGATCTACATGCTCTCCAAGAGCTTGGTAAAAACGCACTTCGAAAGCTAACAATAGCATGGGGAGCAGAGCCAAATAAAGCAGATCTTAAAACAGAAGTTCCGAAGAATGGAAATGTAGTCAAACAAACACCCAAATGTTTACACTTCCTATTATCATCACTACCACCCAAACCATCTGAAACAAAAGTCATATCCCCAACCCCGACATCGACGAAACTTCCAGAGGAACTTGAGAAGCTGGATCTTCAGTGTTTCCCCATGTCTAAAGCGAAGTGGTTGACACCTAATTCTTTGCCCCACCTAAAAAAACTCTACATAAGAGGAGGAAACCTCgcaactctagaggatctggaCACAAAAATCTGGTCCGAAGTGAAGACTTTACGTTTGAAGTATTTGCGTGATTTGAAGATGAATTGGATAAAAATGAAGGAATCTTTTCCACAATTGAAATACTTGGAGAAAGTCAAATGCCCTGGGATCACACTCTGCCCTTGTGACGAGCATGGAGTGTGGATGACGGATGAATCCTGA